In Synergistaceae bacterium, a genomic segment contains:
- a CDS encoding NAD(P)-dependent oxidoreductase: protein MRIILLGATGYLGSNIAAALINSGHELTAIIRGQVQTLQNSINARN from the coding sequence ATGAGAATTATTTTATTAGGTGCGACGGGGTATTTAGGCTCAAATATTGCAGCTGCATTAATTAATTCCGGCCACGAACTGACAGCAATAATCCGCGGCCAAGTTCAAACACTGCAAAACTCGATAAACGCGCGAAATTAA